CAAGTCCAAGCACGGCGTCTGCGCCAAGTGCTACGGCCTGAGCCTTGCGAACGACAAAGAAGTCAACATCGGCGAAGCGGTCGGCATTATTGCCGCGCAGGCCATCGGCGAGCCCGGTACTCAGCTGACGATGAGAACCTTCCATACCGGCGGTATCGCGGGCGGCGACGACATTACCCAGGGTCTTCCGAGGGTCGAAGAGCTCTTCGAGGCGAGAAAGCCGAAGAGCCTCGCGGTCATCTCCGAGATCGGCGGCACCGTCGAAGTCTATGAAGAGAAGGGCCAGCCTCACATCAAGGTCACCGGCGGGGAAGAGGACAACTTTGAAGTCCGCATCTATCCCATCGTCTTCGACGCGCACATCCGCGTCAAGACCGGCGACGTCATAAAGAAGGGCGACACCCTCACCGAGGGCAGCGTCAACCCGCACGATATCCTCCGCGTCTGCGGCAGCGACGACACTCAGAACTACCTCATCAAGGAAGTCCAGAAGGTCTACCGTCTGCAGGGCGTTGACATCAACGATAAGCATATCGAAGTCATAGTCCGCCAGATGATGAAGAAGGTCCGCGTCGACGAAGAGGGCGATACGCCTCTGCTGCTCGGCGACATCATCGACCGCGTCTCCTTCGAGCGCGAGAACAAGAAGATCGAGAAGCGCATCGAGGAAGGTGAGATCACTCTCCGCAAGGCGGTCGCGACTCCGGTGCTGCTCGGAATCACCAAGGCGTCCCTCGCCACCGATTCCTTCCTGTCCGCCGCGTCCTTCCAGGAGACCACCCGCGTGCTGACCGAAGCCGCTATCGAAGGCAAGGTCGACCCGCTGCTCGGTCTGAAGGAGAACGTCATCATCGGTAAGCTCGTTCCCGCCGGAACCGGCATGGACATTTACCGCAACGTCGAGATCGAGACGGATATGGGCGACGCGTCCGAGGGCTACGTCGCCGACAGCGACGGCACGGAGGCGAAAGCCGACTGATCCGTTTCCGCAGGCGCGCGGTATATATCGCCCGCCTGTGCGAAAAAAACACTTGACAAAGGGCAAAATAGTGTTATAATAGCCTTTGTGTGATTTTCGCATTTTGTGTGATATGCGGCGGCTCGCGGCCTGCGGGCCACCGCTGTCATAGAATCTTTGAAGAAAGGAGGAACTCCATGCCTACTTTTAACCAGTTGGTAAGAAAGGGAAGAGAGGTTTCCGTCAAGAAGTCTACCGCTCCTGCGCTGCTCCGCGGCTACAACTCCAAGAAGAAGGTCGCCATCCAGCAGAATTCGCCCCAGAAGAGAGGCGTTTGCACCGCGGTCAAGACCACGACTCCTAAGAAGCCTAACTCCGCGCTCAGAAAGATCGCCAGAGTCAGACTCTCCAACGGAATCGAAGCGACGTCCTACATTCCCGGTATCGGCCACAACCTGCAGGAGCACAGCGTCGTTCTCATCAGAGGCGGCAGAGTCAAGGACCTGCCCGGCGTCCGTTACCACATTATCCGCGGCACTCTCGACGCTCAGGGCGTTGCGAACCGCAGACAGGGCCGTTCCAAGTACGGAGCGAAGCGCCCGAAGGCGTAAGCCTGCAAAATTGAATTCAGCAGCCGTTCAGAGCTGTTTTACAGGGTTTATGCCCGTATATAACACCTCGGAATCGCGCGCTGACGAAAGAACAAAACTTTCGAGTACCTATGATATCATAATGTGAAGGAGGGAAGTAAAGTGCCGAGAAGAGGTTCTATTTCCAAGAGAGATGTGTTACCCGATCCACTTTATAATTCCAAGCTCGTTACCAGACTGATAAACAATATCATGCTGGACGGCAAAAAGGGCGTTGCTCAGAAAATAGTCTACGACGCCTTTGCAATAATCAACGAAAAGACGGGAAAGGATCCCCTCGAGGTCTTCAAGGCCGCGCTTGAGAACATCATGCCCACCCTTGAGATCAAGACGAGACGTGTCGGCGGCGCCAACTATCAGGTGCCGATCGAGGTCCGCCCCGACAGAAAGCAGACTCTCGGACTCAGATGGCTCACCACCTATTCGAGAGCCCGCGGCGAGAAGACCATGAAGGAAAGACTCGCTGCCGAGCTGCTTGACGCGCTCAACGGAACGGGCGCTTCCGTGAAGAAGAGAGAAGATACCCTCAAGATGGCCGAAGCC
This is a stretch of genomic DNA from Clostridia bacterium. It encodes these proteins:
- the rpsG gene encoding 30S ribosomal protein S7, giving the protein MPRRGSISKRDVLPDPLYNSKLVTRLINNIMLDGKKGVAQKIVYDAFAIINEKTGKDPLEVFKAALENIMPTLEIKTRRVGGANYQVPIEVRPDRKQTLGLRWLTTYSRARGEKTMKERLAAELLDALNGTGASVKKREDTLKMAEANKAFAHYRW
- the rpsL gene encoding 30S ribosomal protein S12, with protein sequence MPTFNQLVRKGREVSVKKSTAPALLRGYNSKKKVAIQQNSPQKRGVCTAVKTTTPKKPNSALRKIARVRLSNGIEATSYIPGIGHNLQEHSVVLIRGGRVKDLPGVRYHIIRGTLDAQGVANRRQGRSKYGAKRPKA